In Tepidimonas taiwanensis, the following are encoded in one genomic region:
- a CDS encoding amino acid aminotransferase, translated as MSLFAHVEMAPRDPILGLNEQFAADPRPNKVNLGVGVYYDDEGKLPLLRCVQAAEQRLMEKPAPRGYLPIDGLAAYDSAVKALVFGADSAVVRDGRVATVQALGGTGGLKIGADFLKKLLPQAKVLISDPSWENHRALFTNAGFPVETYTYYDAARRGVDVDGMLASLRAAPAGTIVVLHACCHNPTGYDLTPAQWDAVVAVVRERGLIPFLDMAYQGFGFGIAEDGAAVGKFVAAGLDVFVATSFSKSFSLYGERVGALSVVCASKDEADRVLSQLKIVVRTNYSNPPTHGAAVVATVLNTPELRTQWEQELGEMRTRIKAMRQRLVDGLKAAGVQQDMSFITQQLGMFSYSGLSKDQMVRLRTEFGVYGTDTGRMCVAALNSRNIDHVCQAIAAVLR; from the coding sequence ATGTCGCTCTTTGCCCACGTCGAAATGGCCCCGCGTGACCCGATCCTGGGTCTGAACGAACAATTTGCGGCCGATCCGCGCCCGAACAAGGTCAACCTGGGCGTCGGCGTCTACTACGACGACGAGGGCAAACTGCCACTGCTGCGTTGTGTGCAGGCGGCCGAACAGCGCCTGATGGAAAAGCCCGCGCCGCGCGGCTACCTGCCGATCGACGGTCTGGCCGCGTACGACAGCGCGGTCAAGGCGCTGGTGTTCGGTGCCGACAGCGCCGTGGTCCGCGACGGTCGGGTGGCCACGGTGCAGGCGCTGGGCGGTACCGGCGGCCTGAAGATCGGCGCGGACTTTCTGAAAAAACTGCTGCCCCAGGCCAAGGTGCTGATCAGCGATCCGAGCTGGGAGAACCACCGGGCGCTGTTCACCAACGCGGGGTTTCCGGTCGAGACCTACACCTACTACGACGCGGCGCGCCGCGGGGTCGATGTCGACGGGATGCTCGCCAGCCTGCGCGCTGCGCCGGCCGGCACGATCGTCGTGCTGCACGCCTGCTGCCACAACCCCACCGGCTATGACCTGACGCCCGCGCAGTGGGACGCCGTCGTGGCCGTCGTGCGCGAGCGGGGTCTGATCCCGTTCCTCGACATGGCGTACCAGGGCTTCGGCTTCGGGATCGCCGAAGACGGCGCCGCGGTCGGCAAGTTCGTCGCCGCGGGGCTGGACGTATTCGTCGCCACGTCGTTTTCCAAGAGCTTCAGCCTCTACGGCGAGCGCGTCGGCGCGCTGTCGGTGGTCTGCGCCAGCAAGGACGAGGCCGATCGCGTGCTGTCGCAGCTCAAAATCGTCGTGCGCACCAACTACTCCAACCCGCCCACGCACGGCGCGGCGGTCGTGGCCACCGTCCTCAACACCCCCGAGCTGCGCACCCAGTGGGAACAGGAACTGGGCGAGATGCGCACCCGCATCAAGGCGATGCGCCAGCGGCTGGTCGACGGCCTGAAGGCCGCCGGCGTGCAGCAGGACATGTCCTTCATCACGCAGCAGCTGGGCATGTTCAGCTACTCGGGCCTCAGCAAGGACCAGATGGTGCGCCTGCGCACCGAGTTCGGCGTGTACGGCACCGACACCGGCCGCATGTGCGTTGCCGCGCTCAACAGCCGCAACATCGACCACGTCTGCCAAGCGATCGCCGCCGTCCTCCGGTGA
- a CDS encoding polyhydroxyalkanoate depolymerase, producing MLYHLYEAQRALMEPFSDFASVAAKLFANPSSPLAQTPFSQRIAAAYDLLHRLGKDYEKPEFGIRTIDIDGVQVAIHERVEMERPFCELRRFKRYSDDPQTLARLKEQPVVLIVAPLSGHYATLLRDTVRTMLRDHKVYITDWKNARMVPLSEGDFHLDDYVHYVEDFIRYLQREYGNCHVMSVCQPTVPVLAAVSLMASRGERTPLSMTMMGGPIDARRSPTAVNNLAVHRSYEWFENNVIYRVPAGFPGEGRRVYPGFLQHAGFIAMNPDRHVNSHYDYFLHLIEGDNESAEAHRRFYDEYNAVLDMDAHYYLETIRTVFQEFKLVHGTWDVRAPDGTLERVRPQDIRHTGLLTVEGELDDISGSGQTQAAHDLCTGIAADDRRHFEVPGAGHYGIFSGRRWREIVYPVVRDFIRAHEPARGGADPAAVQAEAESLAAAIRRDDTPPARTARRARRAGS from the coding sequence ATGCTGTATCACCTGTATGAGGCGCAGCGCGCGCTGATGGAGCCGTTTTCCGACTTCGCGTCGGTGGCGGCCAAGCTGTTCGCGAACCCCTCGTCGCCGCTGGCGCAAACCCCTTTCTCGCAGCGCATCGCCGCGGCGTACGACCTCCTGCACCGACTGGGCAAGGACTACGAAAAGCCCGAGTTCGGCATCCGCACGATCGACATCGACGGCGTGCAGGTGGCCATCCACGAGCGCGTCGAGATGGAGCGGCCATTTTGTGAGCTGCGCCGCTTCAAGCGCTACTCGGACGATCCGCAAACGCTGGCGCGCCTGAAAGAGCAGCCGGTGGTGCTGATCGTCGCGCCGCTGTCCGGCCATTACGCGACGCTGCTGCGCGACACGGTGCGCACGATGCTGCGCGACCACAAGGTCTACATCACGGACTGGAAAAACGCGCGCATGGTGCCGCTGTCCGAGGGCGACTTCCACCTCGACGACTACGTGCACTATGTGGAGGACTTCATCCGCTACCTGCAGCGCGAGTACGGCAACTGCCACGTGATGAGCGTGTGCCAGCCGACGGTGCCGGTGCTGGCCGCTGTTTCGCTCATGGCCAGCCGTGGCGAGCGCACGCCGTTGTCGATGACGATGATGGGCGGCCCGATCGACGCGCGCCGTTCGCCCACGGCCGTCAACAACCTCGCGGTCCACCGCAGCTACGAGTGGTTCGAGAACAACGTGATCTACCGCGTGCCCGCCGGGTTTCCGGGCGAGGGGAGACGCGTGTACCCGGGCTTTCTGCAGCACGCGGGCTTCATCGCGATGAACCCGGACCGCCACGTCAACAGCCATTACGACTACTTCCTGCACCTCATCGAGGGCGACAACGAGAGCGCCGAGGCGCACCGGCGTTTCTACGACGAGTACAACGCCGTACTCGACATGGACGCGCACTACTACCTGGAAACGATCCGCACCGTGTTCCAGGAATTCAAGCTCGTTCATGGCACGTGGGACGTGCGCGCGCCCGACGGCACGCTGGAGCGGGTGCGGCCGCAGGACATCCGCCACACGGGCCTGCTGACGGTCGAGGGCGAGCTGGACGACATCTCGGGCAGCGGTCAGACGCAGGCTGCGCACGACCTGTGCACCGGCATCGCGGCCGACGACCGCCGGCACTTCGAGGTGCCGGGCGCGGGTCATTACGGGATCTTCAGCGGGCGCCGCTGGCGCGAGATCGTCTACCCGGTGGTGCGTGACTTCATCCGCGCCCACGAACCGGCGCGCGGCGGCGCCGACCCGGCCGCCGTCCAGGCCGAGGCGGAGTCGTTGGCCGCGGCGATCCGGCGTGACGACACGCCACCGGCGCGGACCGCTCGTCGCGCGCGCCGCGCGGGGTCATGA
- the rsxB gene encoding electron transport complex subunit RsxB: MTTGVCTPSALADRIDAALPQTQCTRCGYPDCRGYAEAIARGEADIDQCPPGGAEGVRRLAAIVGRAPKPLNPAHGTEGPMAVAVIDEQWCIGCTLCLKACPTDAIVGAHKRMHTVMARYCTGCELCVPVCPVDCIAMQPVSGERTGWAAWSPEQAAVARVRYAARRARLQRETDEAAERRLQKAEAKLADLAHHSKHTDADTLARKRALVEAAIAKARAARTVGATRQNAPAVTAPAASGTSAAP; this comes from the coding sequence ATGACGACCGGGGTTTGCACGCCGTCGGCGCTGGCGGACCGGATCGACGCCGCGTTACCGCAGACCCAGTGCACGCGCTGCGGCTACCCCGACTGCCGGGGTTATGCCGAGGCGATCGCGCGCGGTGAAGCCGACATCGACCAATGCCCGCCGGGGGGCGCCGAGGGGGTGCGGCGGCTGGCCGCGATCGTCGGCCGTGCCCCGAAGCCACTCAACCCCGCACACGGCACCGAAGGACCGATGGCGGTGGCGGTGATCGACGAGCAGTGGTGCATCGGCTGCACGCTGTGTCTCAAAGCCTGTCCAACAGACGCCATCGTCGGCGCGCACAAGCGCATGCACACGGTGATGGCGCGCTATTGCACGGGCTGCGAGCTGTGCGTGCCGGTGTGCCCGGTCGACTGCATCGCGATGCAGCCGGTCAGCGGCGAGCGCACCGGCTGGGCGGCGTGGTCGCCCGAGCAGGCAGCCGTCGCCCGCGTGCGCTACGCCGCCCGGCGCGCGCGCCTGCAGCGCGAAACGGACGAGGCTGCCGAGCGGCGGCTGCAAAAAGCCGAGGCCAAGCTGGCCGACCTGGCCCACCACTCCAAACACACCGACGCCGACACGCTGGCACGCAAGCGCGCCCTCGTCGAAGCGGCCATCGCGAAGGCGCGCGCCGCACGCACGGTAGGCGCGACGCGACAGAACGCACCAGCCGTCACGGCTCCCGCGGCATCGGGCACGAGCGCAGCGCCCTGA
- a CDS encoding VOC family protein — protein MSARPFRILGVQQIAIGAPDKARLRRLWVDLFGLEVTGTFVSERENVDEDICATGAGPFKVEVDLMQPLDPEKKPAVHTTPLNHVGLWVDDLPKAVEWLSAQGVRFAPGGIRRGAAGFDICFIHPKGNDEFPVGGEGVLIELVQAPPEVVQAFRALAEAGTEGVTAR, from the coding sequence ATGAGCGCACGGCCGTTTCGCATCCTGGGCGTGCAGCAGATCGCCATCGGCGCTCCGGACAAGGCGCGCCTGCGGCGGCTCTGGGTCGACCTCTTCGGCCTCGAGGTCACGGGCACCTTCGTCAGTGAGCGCGAAAACGTCGACGAAGACATCTGCGCCACCGGCGCGGGACCGTTCAAGGTCGAGGTGGACCTGATGCAGCCGCTCGACCCGGAGAAGAAGCCCGCCGTGCACACGACACCGCTCAACCACGTGGGGCTGTGGGTAGACGACCTGCCCAAGGCTGTCGAGTGGTTGTCGGCCCAGGGCGTGCGCTTCGCCCCCGGCGGTATCCGCCGGGGCGCGGCGGGCTTCGACATCTGCTTCATCCACCCGAAGGGCAACGACGAGTTCCCCGTGGGCGGGGAGGGCGTGCTGATCGAACTCGTGCAGGCCCCGCCGGAGGTGGTGCAGGCGTTTCGTGCGCTGGCCGAAGCGGGGACGGAAGGGGTAACGGCTCGCTGA
- the accC gene encoding acetyl-CoA carboxylase biotin carboxylase subunit, giving the protein MFKKILIANRGEIACRVIATARKMGIATVAVYSEADREARHVRLADEAVLLGPAPSRESYLVADKIIAAAKATGAEAIHPGYGFLSENEDFARRVEEEGLVFIGPKHHSIAAMGDKIASKKLAKEAGVNTIPGWNDPIDTPEQAVEIARNIGYPVMIKASAGGGGKGLRVAWNDKEAFDGFTSCRNEARNSFGDDRVFIEKFVEEPRHIEIQVLGDAYGNVIYLNERECSIQRRHQKVIEEAPSPFISDATRRAMGEQAVALAKAVQYQSAGTVEFVVGKDQSFYFLEMNTRLQVEHPVTECITGLDLVELMIRIAAGEKLPLTQADVKREGWAIECRINAEDPFRNFLPSTGRLVYFRPPKETMWQADTAHRYGVRVDTGVFEGGEIPMYYDSMIAKLIVHGKDRADAIAKMREALNGFVIRGINSNIPFQAALLAHPDFVAGRFNTGFIAQHYASGFRAEDVPHDDEAFLVALAAFVRRKSRERAAAISGQLPGYGVKVGKDYTVIRLAADGQHGYIPVHVDEFVGETGYASVTVGDKRYKITSPSRLSDIVITGEVNGQPFTAQVERGSPKNPLALVVQHNGTRLECLVVSPRMAELYRLMPFKAPPDMSRYVLSPMPGLLVDVAVQPGQKVQAGERVAVIEAMKMENVLFAPADGVVAKVLAQKGESLVVDQPIVEFER; this is encoded by the coding sequence ATGTTCAAGAAAATCCTGATTGCCAACCGCGGCGAAATCGCGTGCCGCGTCATCGCTACCGCGCGCAAGATGGGCATCGCCACCGTGGCGGTGTATTCCGAGGCCGATCGCGAGGCCCGCCATGTACGGCTGGCGGACGAAGCGGTGTTGCTGGGGCCGGCCCCGAGCCGGGAGTCGTACCTGGTCGCCGACAAGATCATCGCCGCCGCCAAGGCCACCGGGGCCGAGGCCATCCACCCGGGCTATGGGTTCCTGTCCGAAAACGAGGACTTCGCCCGCCGGGTGGAGGAGGAGGGGCTGGTCTTCATCGGCCCGAAGCACCACTCGATCGCGGCGATGGGCGACAAGATCGCCTCCAAGAAGCTGGCCAAAGAGGCCGGCGTCAACACCATCCCCGGCTGGAACGACCCCATCGACACGCCGGAGCAGGCGGTGGAAATCGCCCGCAACATCGGCTACCCGGTCATGATCAAGGCCAGCGCCGGCGGCGGCGGCAAGGGGCTGCGCGTGGCCTGGAACGACAAGGAGGCGTTCGACGGCTTCACCTCCTGCCGCAACGAGGCGCGCAACAGCTTCGGCGACGACCGCGTGTTCATCGAGAAGTTCGTCGAGGAGCCGCGCCACATCGAAATCCAGGTGCTCGGTGACGCCTATGGCAACGTCATCTACCTCAACGAGCGCGAGTGCTCGATCCAGCGCCGCCACCAGAAGGTGATCGAGGAGGCGCCGTCGCCCTTCATCAGCGACGCCACCCGGCGCGCGATGGGCGAGCAGGCGGTGGCGCTGGCAAAGGCCGTGCAGTACCAGAGCGCCGGCACCGTGGAGTTCGTGGTCGGCAAGGACCAGAGCTTCTACTTCCTGGAAATGAACACCCGGCTGCAGGTGGAGCACCCGGTGACGGAGTGCATCACCGGGCTGGACCTGGTCGAGCTGATGATCCGCATCGCCGCGGGGGAAAAGCTGCCGCTGACGCAGGCGGACGTCAAGCGCGAGGGCTGGGCGATCGAGTGCCGCATCAACGCGGAGGATCCGTTTCGCAACTTCCTGCCCTCCACCGGACGCCTGGTGTACTTCCGCCCGCCCAAGGAGACGATGTGGCAGGCCGACACCGCGCACCGCTACGGCGTGCGCGTGGACACCGGCGTGTTCGAGGGCGGCGAGATCCCGATGTACTACGACTCGATGATCGCCAAGCTCATCGTGCACGGCAAGGACCGCGCTGACGCCATTGCCAAGATGCGCGAGGCGCTCAACGGCTTCGTCATCCGTGGCATCAACAGCAACATCCCGTTCCAGGCCGCGCTGCTGGCACACCCGGACTTCGTCGCCGGGCGCTTCAACACCGGCTTCATTGCCCAGCATTACGCCAGTGGCTTTCGCGCCGAGGATGTGCCGCACGACGACGAGGCCTTTCTGGTGGCGCTGGCGGCCTTCGTGCGGCGCAAGTCGCGCGAGCGTGCCGCCGCCATCAGCGGCCAGCTCCCGGGGTACGGCGTCAAGGTGGGCAAGGACTACACGGTCATCCGCCTCGCGGCCGACGGGCAGCACGGCTACATCCCCGTGCACGTGGACGAGTTCGTCGGCGAGACCGGCTACGCTTCGGTGACGGTCGGCGACAAGCGCTACAAGATCACCTCGCCCTCGCGCCTGAGCGATATCGTCATCACCGGCGAGGTCAATGGCCAGCCCTTCACCGCGCAGGTCGAGCGCGGCAGCCCCAAGAACCCGCTGGCGCTGGTGGTGCAGCACAATGGCACCCGGCTCGAATGCCTGGTGGTGTCGCCGCGCATGGCAGAGCTGTACCGCCTGATGCCCTTCAAGGCGCCGCCGGACATGAGCCGCTATGTGCTCTCGCCGATGCCGGGGCTGCTGGTGGACGTGGCGGTGCAGCCCGGCCAGAAGGTGCAGGCCGGCGAGCGGGTGGCGGTCATCGAGGCGATGAAGATGGAAAACGTCCTCTTTGCGCCGGCCGATGGCGTCGTGGCCAAGGTGCTCGCGCAGAAGGGCGAGTCGCTGGTGGTCGATCAGCCAATCGTGGAGTTCGAGCGATGA
- a CDS encoding acyl-CoA carboxylase subunit beta yields the protein MHEILEQLERKRAAARLGGGQKRIDAQHAKGKLTARERIEVLLDEGTFEEWDMFVEHRCTDFGMADNKVPGDGVVTGYGMINGRLVFVFSQDFTVFGGALSEAHAEKICKIMDQAMKVGAPVIGLNDSGGARIQEGVASLGGYAEVFQRNVLASGVIPQISVIMGPCAGGAVYSPAMTDFIFMVQDTSYMFVTGPDVVKTVTHEEVTAEELGGALTHTTKSGVADRAFDNDVEALLMVRRLFNYLPLSNREKAPVRPSGDPIDRAERSLDTLVPDNPNKPYDMKELILKVVDDGDFFEIQPEYAKNIIVGFARMDGQTVGIVANQPLVLAGCLDIKSSIKAARFVRFCDAFNIPVITFVDVPGFMPGTAQEYGGIIKHGAKLLYAYAEATVPKITVITRKAYGGAYDVMASKHLRGDVNLAWPNAEIAVMGAKGAVEIIFREDKKDPAKLAEREAEYKRRFANPFVAAERGYIDDVILPHETRKRICRSLVMLKDKKLENPWRKHGNIPL from the coding sequence ATGCACGAAATCCTGGAACAGCTCGAGCGCAAGCGCGCCGCCGCACGCCTGGGCGGCGGGCAAAAGCGCATCGACGCCCAGCACGCCAAAGGCAAGCTGACCGCGCGCGAGCGCATCGAGGTCCTGCTCGACGAGGGGACGTTCGAAGAATGGGACATGTTCGTCGAGCACCGCTGCACCGACTTCGGCATGGCCGACAACAAGGTGCCGGGCGACGGCGTGGTCACCGGCTACGGCATGATCAACGGGCGGCTGGTGTTCGTCTTCAGCCAGGACTTCACGGTCTTTGGCGGGGCGCTGTCCGAGGCGCACGCCGAGAAGATCTGCAAGATCATGGACCAGGCGATGAAGGTCGGGGCGCCGGTCATCGGGCTCAATGACTCGGGGGGCGCGCGCATCCAGGAGGGCGTGGCCTCGCTCGGCGGCTATGCCGAGGTGTTCCAGCGCAACGTGCTGGCCTCGGGCGTCATCCCGCAGATCAGCGTCATCATGGGCCCGTGCGCGGGTGGCGCGGTGTACTCGCCGGCGATGACGGACTTCATTTTCATGGTGCAGGACACGTCCTACATGTTCGTCACCGGCCCGGACGTGGTCAAGACCGTCACGCACGAGGAGGTCACCGCCGAGGAGCTGGGCGGCGCGCTGACCCACACCACCAAGAGCGGCGTCGCGGACCGGGCGTTCGACAACGACGTCGAAGCGCTGCTGATGGTGCGACGCCTGTTCAATTACCTGCCGCTGTCGAACCGCGAGAAGGCTCCGGTGCGCCCGAGCGGTGACCCGATCGACCGCGCCGAGCGGAGTCTCGATACGCTCGTGCCGGACAACCCCAACAAGCCCTACGACATGAAGGAGCTGATTCTGAAGGTCGTCGACGACGGGGACTTCTTCGAGATCCAGCCCGAGTACGCGAAGAACATCATTGTGGGTTTCGCGCGCATGGACGGGCAGACGGTGGGGATCGTCGCCAACCAGCCGTTGGTGCTCGCCGGCTGTCTGGATATCAAGAGCAGCATCAAGGCGGCGCGCTTCGTGCGCTTCTGCGACGCATTCAACATTCCGGTCATCACCTTCGTCGACGTGCCCGGCTTCATGCCCGGCACGGCGCAGGAGTACGGCGGCATCATCAAGCACGGCGCCAAGCTGCTCTACGCCTACGCGGAGGCGACGGTGCCCAAGATCACCGTCATCACCCGCAAGGCCTACGGCGGCGCTTACGACGTGATGGCGTCCAAACACCTGCGCGGTGACGTCAACCTCGCCTGGCCCAACGCCGAGATCGCGGTCATGGGGGCCAAGGGGGCGGTGGAGATCATCTTCCGCGAAGACAAGAAAGACCCGGCCAAGCTCGCCGAGCGCGAGGCGGAGTACAAGCGGCGCTTTGCCAACCCCTTCGTCGCGGCGGAGCGCGGCTACATCGACGACGTGATCCTGCCGCACGAGACGCGCAAGCGCATCTGCCGGAGTCTCGTCATGCTCAAGGACAAGAAGCTCGAAAACCCGTGGCGCAAGCACGGCAACATCCCGCTGTGA
- a CDS encoding BUD32 family EKC/KEOPS complex subunit, whose product MLSPASLERIAASPGWRRHRIEVMDLPEGRVVVKGQRPPRSAARFWLMRLLARWTHNPLLRPVPAPGGAAGQATEARRLRELAAAGVHVPALWHEGPDHLVMAYVAGTPLPASLVGDEEAALAAFRSALDALADVHARGQYLSQAFARNMVQTSTGFVYLDFEDDPLEVMTLIDAQARDWLALLLSTVWMTNAPRAHLAQHWRAVAARLPVPVRERIDDAARRLAWLRHLPSRRDPWGRDVVSLQALAAFLAEEQRFHSASL is encoded by the coding sequence ATGCTGAGCCCGGCGTCGCTCGAACGCATCGCCGCCTCACCGGGCTGGCGGCGGCACCGCATCGAGGTGATGGACCTGCCGGAAGGGCGCGTCGTCGTCAAGGGGCAGCGCCCGCCGCGGTCGGCCGCGCGCTTCTGGCTGATGCGCCTGCTGGCCCGCTGGACCCACAACCCGCTGCTGCGTCCCGTCCCCGCCCCCGGTGGGGCTGCGGGTCAGGCGACGGAAGCCCGCCGGTTGCGCGAACTGGCCGCTGCCGGTGTGCATGTGCCGGCGCTGTGGCACGAGGGGCCTGATCACCTCGTCATGGCGTACGTGGCGGGGACACCGCTGCCCGCATCGCTCGTGGGCGATGAGGAGGCGGCGCTGGCCGCCTTCCGCTCGGCCCTCGACGCGCTGGCCGATGTCCACGCGCGCGGCCAGTACCTCAGCCAGGCGTTTGCGCGCAACATGGTGCAAACGTCCACCGGCTTCGTTTATCTCGACTTCGAGGACGATCCGCTCGAGGTCATGACGCTCATCGACGCGCAGGCGCGCGATTGGCTCGCGCTGCTGCTGTCCACCGTCTGGATGACCAACGCGCCGCGCGCACACCTGGCGCAGCATTGGCGGGCCGTCGCCGCCCGGTTGCCAGTGCCGGTGCGGGAGCGCATCGACGACGCGGCGCGGCGGCTGGCGTGGCTGCGTCATTTGCCGTCCCGCCGCGATCCCTGGGGCCGCGACGTCGTCAGCCTGCAGGCGCTGGCGGCGTTCCTGGCCGAGGAGCAACGCTTTCACAGTGCATCCCTGTAA
- the meaB gene encoding methylmalonyl Co-A mutase-associated GTPase MeaB, giving the protein MTDTARWIEGVLHGSGAVQRRAIAKAITLLESTRPDHRREADALLNALLPHSGRSLRLGLSGVPGVGKSTFIEALGLYLIERGHRVAVLAVDPSSSVSGGSILGDKTRMEKLSVHERAYIRPSPSGGTLGGVAAKTREAMLVCEAAGYDIVIVETVGVGQSETAVADMTDLFCVLQLPNAGDDLQAIKKGIMELADLVVINKADLDPDAATRAQAQITSALRLLGLHGRPDTAHHDATVWHPRVLQVSALAGEGLAAFWQAVEEYRQLQTANGRLAARRQRQARAWMWERIDSGLREAFAQHPVVRERLPALTDAVLQGREVPSVAARTLLQAFLAPGADTPPAVATPTGAPC; this is encoded by the coding sequence GTGACCGACACCGCGCGCTGGATCGAGGGCGTGCTGCACGGCAGTGGTGCGGTGCAGCGGCGCGCGATCGCCAAGGCCATCACGCTGCTGGAGTCCACGCGGCCCGATCACCGGCGCGAGGCCGATGCGCTGCTCAACGCGCTGCTGCCGCACAGCGGGCGTTCGCTGCGGCTGGGGCTGAGCGGGGTGCCGGGGGTGGGCAAGAGCACCTTCATCGAGGCGCTGGGGCTCTACCTGATCGAGCGGGGCCACCGGGTGGCCGTGCTCGCGGTGGACCCGAGCAGCAGCGTCTCCGGTGGGTCGATCCTCGGCGACAAGACGCGCATGGAAAAGCTCTCTGTGCACGAGCGCGCCTACATCCGCCCCAGCCCCAGCGGGGGAACGCTCGGGGGCGTGGCCGCGAAGACGCGCGAAGCCATGCTCGTGTGCGAGGCGGCGGGCTACGACATCGTCATCGTCGAGACCGTGGGGGTTGGTCAGAGCGAGACGGCCGTCGCCGACATGACGGACCTGTTTTGCGTGCTGCAGCTGCCCAATGCCGGTGACGACCTGCAGGCGATCAAAAAAGGCATCATGGAGCTGGCGGATCTGGTCGTGATCAACAAAGCCGACCTCGACCCGGACGCCGCCACGCGCGCCCAGGCGCAGATTACGTCCGCCTTGCGGTTGCTGGGGCTGCATGGCCGCCCGGACACCGCCCACCACGATGCCACCGTCTGGCACCCGCGCGTGTTGCAGGTGAGCGCGCTGGCGGGGGAGGGGCTGGCCGCGTTCTGGCAGGCGGTCGAGGAATACCGCCAGCTGCAAACGGCCAACGGGCGGCTGGCCGCGCGCCGCCAGCGCCAGGCCCGGGCCTGGATGTGGGAGCGCATCGACAGCGGCCTGCGCGAGGCATTCGCGCAGCACCCCGTGGTGCGCGAACGGCTGCCGGCGCTCACCGACGCGGTGTTGCAGGGGCGCGAGGTGCCGTCGGTGGCCGCGCGCACGCTGCTGCAGGCGTTCCTGGCGCCCGGCGCCGACACGCCACCGGCGGTCGCGACGCCCACGGGGGCACCATGCTGA